In Chryseobacterium gleum, a single genomic region encodes these proteins:
- a CDS encoding DUF4133 domain-containing protein, which produces MGFYLYKGLKKPLVFFGLKGKYIIYAVAVIGAGVVAALVLSKFGLLGSLLGLATTAGGVYLIFKRQDKYGLYNKTKHFDHIFIFPKRLNNNKILKNGNSKKTSI; this is translated from the coding sequence ATGGGATTCTACCTTTACAAGGGGCTGAAAAAGCCTCTTGTATTCTTCGGGCTTAAAGGCAAGTACATCATTTACGCCGTGGCAGTTATCGGCGCTGGCGTTGTTGCCGCCCTGGTACTATCCAAATTCGGATTGCTCGGCTCACTCCTGGGGCTTGCAACAACAGCCGGAGGTGTTTACCTGATCTTCAAAAGACAGGACAAATACGGTCTGTATAACAAGACCAAACACTTCGATCACATCTTCATTTTCCCAAAAAGACTAAACAATAATAAAATTTTAAAGAATGGCAACAGCAAAAAAACAAGTATTTGA
- a CDS encoding DUF4134 domain-containing protein: protein MMKNTHKRYLTTKKLFTAALLLLAVTPMLAQGGATAISNAANDIKDYWDPIKLILKAVGGLVGFIGGLRVYNKWTNGDQDVNKEILGYGGAMIFLIVVPEFVTSFFA, encoded by the coding sequence ATGATGAAAAACACGCACAAACGTTACCTGACAACAAAAAAATTATTCACCGCAGCATTGCTACTGCTAGCCGTTACACCAATGCTGGCGCAAGGCGGTGCAACAGCCATTTCAAACGCAGCCAATGATATTAAAGACTATTGGGACCCGATAAAGCTGATCTTAAAAGCCGTCGGCGGATTGGTTGGTTTTATTGGCGGTCTGAGAGTGTATAATAAATGGACCAACGGCGACCAGGACGTCAACAAAGAAATCCTGGGTTATGGCGGTGCCATGATCTTCCTGATCGTTGTTCCGGAATTCGTAACCTCCTTTTTTGCCTAA
- a CDS encoding TraG family conjugative transposon ATPase, with translation MATAKKQVFDIPFIGYDYGKDFNWDFDVLFGQYGNPIIGIRIKNIVQQYSADPDNYLEFHTVLNQVVSIIGEGRIVQKLDIFTKKKYTAEPSTQFLQQKYSDHFEGRLFKTIETILLFTDIVDDKLKKKNKHYNFSEKSYKELRDKSQKVFMLLKQNDCEPEFLFEKDFEYYISGVLSMQFSEIPTFDNIKSTNAYLQIGNRCVKNISYVDVENIDLPSEIESYSILGGNGAAAETAVDNFTFINELENYETIVYNQVITIPIQAQQQRELDKKKKKHEGAANNSPSNAIIAEEIQTLLHNIAIDGQLVVNAHFSLIFSTNTMEEMEGIQSMIENKLFTKGIIVSKNAYNQMELFRAAIPGNATELREYDLFMTTSEAALCFFFKESYPVNEESNFYLRFTDRQGVPLKVDPADLPMKTGRINNRNKFVLGPSGSGKSFLMNNIVEQYLTYNYDVVIVDTGDSYSGTCKYKGGRYIQYTEEKPITMNPFLMDKKEFNIEKIEFLTNLIFLIWQGPDATVSSAQKSILDNVLMSYYHQYFNSGTEWYNHKTSEELILYLNKYNIHEEDVFAEYESEVQEQRTYYDILGIAFDASPDEVKEAGRKLLKFYHPDKNANNPDYDSEQFYKVYEAYETLNDMERRKIYDETQLILIRSAEIIKHPETAEDWNESLRKAIIKKIKELEEKLPAKELSFNGFYDYCDKFLPLYLNNKKHNITEREFNLRTFLFVLRDFYKGGRYATTLNESADNKLFDEAFIVFEIDNVKDNPKLFPIVTLIIMDTFIQKMRLRKDRRKALIIEEAWKAIASKLMGGYILYLYKTVRKFWGEAVVVTQELDDIIGNAVVKDSIINNSDTFILLDQTKFKDNFDRIASLLSLNKVEQNKIFTINNLNNKFGRSRFKEFYLKRGSKGEVYGNEVSLEQYLTYTTEKPEKSAVEYYVQQYGNYDEALVKIVSDLKAFGDSLENLVSLVNLYQNPLDHKVVSYYQRMKKNHPGKNIFKIISQELEDLDISFSELITNKDYQYDEV, from the coding sequence ATGGCAACAGCAAAAAAACAAGTATTTGACATTCCGTTCATCGGCTACGATTACGGAAAGGATTTCAATTGGGATTTTGACGTGCTGTTTGGACAATACGGCAATCCCATCATCGGGATCAGAATCAAAAACATCGTTCAGCAGTATTCTGCTGATCCGGACAATTACCTGGAATTTCACACCGTATTAAATCAGGTGGTCTCCATTATAGGCGAAGGACGGATTGTTCAAAAACTGGATATATTCACTAAAAAGAAATATACTGCTGAGCCATCCACCCAATTCCTCCAGCAGAAATATTCAGATCATTTTGAAGGCAGACTCTTCAAAACTATTGAGACCATTTTGCTCTTTACTGATATAGTCGACGACAAACTGAAAAAGAAAAACAAACATTACAATTTTTCCGAAAAGAGTTATAAGGAGCTTCGTGATAAATCTCAGAAGGTATTTATGCTGTTAAAGCAGAATGACTGCGAGCCTGAATTTCTGTTTGAGAAAGATTTTGAATATTACATTTCCGGAGTTTTGTCTATGCAGTTTTCTGAGATTCCCACTTTTGACAATATCAAAAGTACCAACGCGTACTTGCAGATCGGAAACCGCTGTGTCAAAAACATTTCCTATGTCGATGTGGAAAATATTGACCTTCCTTCTGAAATAGAGTCCTACTCTATTCTAGGAGGCAATGGAGCTGCCGCGGAAACGGCCGTTGATAATTTTACCTTTATCAATGAGCTTGAAAACTATGAAACCATAGTTTACAATCAAGTCATAACGATTCCAATCCAGGCCCAGCAGCAAAGGGAGCTCGATAAGAAAAAGAAAAAACACGAAGGTGCAGCCAACAACTCGCCGTCCAATGCCATCATCGCAGAAGAGATCCAAACCTTGCTGCATAATATTGCCATTGACGGTCAGCTAGTGGTCAATGCTCATTTTTCCCTGATATTTTCAACAAACACTATGGAAGAAATGGAAGGAATCCAGTCCATGATTGAGAATAAGCTCTTCACAAAAGGGATTATCGTTTCAAAAAATGCCTACAACCAGATGGAGCTGTTTCGGGCAGCCATTCCGGGTAACGCCACAGAACTCAGGGAGTACGATCTTTTCATGACGACAAGCGAAGCGGCCTTGTGTTTTTTTTTTAAAGAAAGTTATCCCGTGAATGAAGAATCTAACTTCTACCTGAGATTTACAGATCGGCAGGGCGTTCCGTTAAAGGTTGATCCCGCTGATCTTCCAATGAAAACCGGGAGGATCAATAACCGAAACAAATTTGTTTTAGGACCATCCGGCTCCGGGAAGTCATTCCTGATGAACAATATTGTTGAGCAATACCTGACCTATAATTATGATGTGGTGATCGTAGATACCGGAGATTCTTATTCAGGAACCTGCAAATATAAAGGCGGTAGATATATTCAATACACCGAAGAAAAACCGATCACGATGAATCCTTTTCTAATGGATAAAAAAGAGTTTAATATCGAGAAAATTGAATTTTTAACCAACCTTATCTTCCTGATATGGCAAGGTCCGGATGCGACAGTATCGTCTGCACAGAAATCCATCCTGGATAATGTGCTGATGTCCTATTATCATCAATATTTCAATTCAGGAACCGAATGGTATAACCATAAAACTTCAGAAGAGCTCATTCTTTATCTCAACAAGTACAATATTCACGAAGAAGATGTTTTTGCCGAATATGAGAGCGAGGTCCAGGAGCAACGAACGTATTATGATATTTTAGGAATTGCTTTCGATGCCAGCCCGGATGAAGTGAAAGAAGCAGGAAGAAAATTATTGAAATTCTATCATCCGGATAAGAATGCCAATAATCCTGACTATGACAGTGAACAATTCTACAAAGTTTACGAGGCTTACGAAACGTTGAATGATATGGAGCGAAGAAAGATCTACGATGAAACACAACTCATCTTGATCAGATCTGCAGAAATTATTAAACATCCGGAGACGGCAGAAGATTGGAATGAATCGTTGAGAAAGGCAATTATCAAAAAGATCAAAGAACTTGAAGAAAAGTTGCCTGCCAAAGAGCTTTCCTTCAACGGATTCTATGATTACTGCGATAAATTCCTGCCGCTTTATCTTAATAATAAAAAGCACAACATTACGGAAAGAGAGTTCAATCTCAGGACGTTTTTGTTTGTATTGAGGGATTTTTATAAAGGCGGAAGATATGCGACCACATTGAATGAATCTGCCGATAATAAGCTGTTCGATGAAGCATTTATTGTCTTCGAAATCGACAACGTGAAGGACAATCCGAAATTGTTTCCGATCGTAACACTCATCATTATGGACACGTTTATTCAAAAGATGAGGCTACGTAAAGACCGAAGAAAAGCCCTCATCATTGAAGAGGCCTGGAAAGCGATTGCCAGTAAGCTGATGGGCGGATATATTCTGTATCTCTACAAAACTGTAAGGAAATTTTGGGGTGAAGCCGTAGTTGTAACGCAGGAATTGGATGACATCATTGGAAATGCCGTAGTCAAAGATTCCATTATCAACAATTCTGACACCTTTATCCTGTTAGACCAAACCAAGTTCAAGGACAATTTTGATCGCATAGCGTCTTTGTTATCGCTGAATAAAGTGGAGCAAAACAAGATCTTCACGATCAACAATCTCAACAATAAATTCGGCCGGAGCCGCTTCAAGGAATTTTACCTGAAGAGAGGTTCCAAGGGTGAGGTCTATGGCAATGAGGTGTCGCTTGAGCAGTATCTGACTTATACGACCGAGAAGCCTGAGAAATCAGCAGTTGAATATTATGTGCAACAGTATGGCAATTATGACGAGGCTTTGGTAAAGATTGTCTCGGACTTAAAAGCCTTTGGCGACAGTCTTGAAAACCTGGTGTCTTTAGTGAATTTGTACCAGAATCCTTTGGATCATAAAGTTGTCTCTTACTACCAAAGGATGAAGAAAAACCACCCAGGGAAAAATATTTTCAAGATCATCTCACAGGAATTGGAAGACCTTGATATCAGCTTTTCGGAATTGATAACTAATAAAGACTACCAATATGACGAAGTTTAG